From the genome of Nicotiana sylvestris chromosome 2, ASM39365v2, whole genome shotgun sequence, one region includes:
- the LOC104228894 gene encoding uncharacterized protein: MSLAIPALQSQLFRTSPSIRAESRTADVSLPLPTTPFARALRFSNIPTISIATGNRDGRLRSVRCLSALNPNLKDTLDKVVTSQKIVLFMKGTKDFPQCGFSNTVVQILKSLNAPFETINILENEALRQGLKEYSSWPTFPQLYIDGEFFGGCDITVEAYKSGELQELLERTLCS, translated from the exons ATGTCGCTCGCAATTCCTGCTCTTCAATCTCAGCTTTTCAGGACTTCACCATCCATTAGAGCTGAGTCACGCACGGCGGATGTTTCTCTACCGCTCCCTACTACTCCTTTCGCCCGTGCTCTTCGGTTCTCGAACATTCCCACTATCTCAATTGCTACCGGAAACCGGGACGGACGGTTAAGATCTGTTCGTTGCCTATCTG CTCTGAATCCTAACTTGAAGGATACACTGGATAAGGTTGTCACATCACAAAAAATTGTGCTGTTCATGAAGGGTACCAAGGACTTTCCACAATGCGGATTCTCAAATACCGTTGTGCAGATATTAAAATCGCTAAATGCACCCTTCGAGACAATAAATATCCTTGAAAATGAAGCACTTCGTCAAGGATTGAAGGAGTATTCCAGTTGGCCAACTTTTCCACAACTCTACATTGATGGGGAGTTCTTTGGTGGCTGTGACATCACTGTAG AAGCATACAAGAGCGGAGAGTTGCAAGAATTGCTAGAAAGGACTTTGTGCTCCTGA
- the LOC104228893 gene encoding uncharacterized protein translates to MRIQLGSRRRRLSLHRALVATAIFTAIGLLILTLRSVDPSTQLPITTSDSENRDAKPAHTTNLRSDAAQSLKTCATVEEMGEVFSRGFSEESYRVRNIIQNHFAINGASRVRALPPEEFCRHGFVLGKASEAGFGNEMYKILTAAALSVMLNRSLIIGQTRGRYPFEDFISYSNISFTLKEIKHLWRQNGCLTKYGRHLIIRIDDFQKPARTNVLCSNWRVWEQPIIWFQNTTDAVAAQFFLKNVHDEMRIAASNLFGKPADLHHRPNVFGELMRLLISPSENIQHAVNWALSGGADPDIALHMRMLMNRSIRAVQAAFSCIRKSVENLKLTSKPRVVLVSDNPSLVKDIAPDLNQFAEVLHFDFESFKGNISGNSHVHTLNFRTKDWGTAPRWVAFVDFFLASRAKHAVVSGAHRRVGTTFAQLVAALAAANSLDDRSSAGSNFTFLSSFQSNLLAEGLKNQIGWGHVWNRFAGTLSCHNQSKQCAHTPILPPAWWDGLWQSPIPRDVHRMEAYGIRLSGFGTFDDNQLHSFCSSRKQSVLTVPLI, encoded by the exons ATGAGGATCCAGCTGGGATCTCGTCGGAGGCGACTGTCTCTCCACCGCGCACTCGTCGCCACTGCAATTTTCACAGCCATTGGCCTATTGATCCTAACTTTGAGGTCCGTCGATCCATCCACCCAACTCCCAATCACCACCTCTGATTCTGAAAACAGAGATGCTAAGCCAGCTCATACTACAAATCTCCGCTCTGATGCTGCTCAATCACTGAAAACATGCGCTACGGTTGAGGAGATGGGCGAGGTCTTTAGCCGTGGGTTTTCAGAGGAAAGTTACCGAGTCAGGAATATCATTCAAAATCACTTTGCTATTAATG GTGCTTCGAGAGTCCGAGCGCTTCCGCCAGAGGAGTTCTGCAGGCATGGTTTTGTGTTGGGGAAAGCATCAGAAGCAGGTTTTGGTAATGAGATGTACAAAATCTTAACTGCGGCCGCACTGAGCGTGATGTTGAACCGGTCGTTGATAATTGGGCAAACCAG GGGTAGATATCCTTTTGAGGATTTCATCTCTTACTCCAATATTTCCTTTACATTGAAAGAAATCAAGCACCTTTGGAGACAGAATGGTTGTCTGACCAAGTATGGGAGGCATCTCATTATCAGAATTGATGACTTCCAGAAGCCAGCACGAACAAATGTTCTGTGTAGCAATTGGAGGGTTTGGGAACAGCCTATTATCTG GTTCCAGAATACAACAGATGCCGTGGCTGCTCAATTTTTCTTGAAGAATGTACATGATGAGATGAGGATAGCTGCTTCTAATTTGTTTGGAAAACCAGCTGACCTTCACCATAGGCCTAACGTATTTGGGGAGCTAATGAGACTTCTCATATCTCCGTCGGAGAATATTCAACATGCTGTGAACTGGGCACTTAGTGGTGGTGCTGACCCTGATATTGCTCTACACATGCGGATGCTTATGAATAG GTCCATTAGAGCAGTTCAAGCAGCTTTCTCTTGCATCAGAAAATCTGTGGAAAATCTGAAATTGACGTCCAAGCCCAGAGTAGTTTTAGTTTCAGATAATCCTTCTCTAGTCAAAGATATTGCTCCAGACTTGAATCAGTTTGCAGAA GTCCTTCACTTCGATTTCGAaagctttaaaggaaatatatcTGGCAACTCACATGTTCATACTCTCAATTTTAGAACGAAGGATTGGGGTACAGCACCAAGATGGgttgcatttgttgatttctttcTTGCTTCACGTGCAAAACATGCAGTTGTCTCTGGGGCTCACCGGCGTGTTGGGACCACGTTTGCTCAGCTGGTTGCAGCGTTGGCTGCAGCTAACAGCCTTG ATGATAGATCCTCTGCTGGATCAAACTTCACCTTCCTCAGTAGCTTCCAGAGTAACTTGCTTGCAGAAGGTCTAAAGAATCAGATTGGTTGGGGGCACGTGTGGAACCGATTTGCTGGTACGTTAAGCTGCCACAACCAATCTAAGCAATGTGCTCATACTCCTATTCTTCCGCCTGCATGGTGGGATGGACTTTGGCAGTCACCTATTCCACGGGATGTACACAGAATGGAAGCATATGGCATCCGCCTTTCTGGTTTTGGGACATTTGATGACAATCAGCTACACTCTTTCTGTAGTTCAAGGAAACAATCTGTGCTTACCGTTCCATTAATTTAG
- the LOC138885506 gene encoding uncharacterized protein encodes MARTRNSDTDTQDVAQETIATIVAQGRTKKASTQKRRGKSTKGVQIPRVEREEGVEHDDLAPPPTAAPAQATISLEVGQMFNAVNSAMEMFKAFMANQNERRDEIPPQSNRQSNSESSRVNEFLKLSPPVFRGSIVDEDPILWLEGVKKALRVMKAFDDEAVELAAYQLRDVAGAWFEMWEKERDEDDEEDREAKATEFEQLKQGNKSVQEYYMEFIRLAKHAPHMVKTEKAKIHRFNGTSSGGGRDSSNKESLAPTQFSHQSGGGSSFIRTQSNGNQSRQNQNFRTSSSHSQSHAEQHSHQQSLCGTCKRQHSGQCKLRFHGCYHCGDIGHIKANCPKLQRNFSGRSTRPSSSSATAVAPPQARGSHNQSGHGAGRGADRVT; translated from the exons ATGGCTCGTACTCGCAACTCTGACACCGATACTCAGGATGTTGCTCAAGAAACTATCGCTACTATTGTGGCTCAAGGTAGAACTAAGAAGGCTTCGACTCAGAAAAGGAGGGGAAAATCCACAAAGGGAGTCCAAATACCCCGGGTTGAACGAGAAGAAGGGGTGGAGCATGATGATTTAGCACCGCCCCCAACAGCAGCCCCGGCTCAGGCAACTATATCTCTCGAGGTGGGTCAAATGTTTAATGCTGTCAACAGTGCTATGGAGATGTTTAAAGCCTTTATGGCCAACCAGAACGAGAGAAGAGATGAGATTCCACCTCAATCAAATAGACAGAGTAATTCTGAGTCCTCAAGAGtgaatgaatttttaaagttgaGTCCTCCAGTGTTTCGTGGTTCGATAGTTGATGAAGATCCGATATTGTGGCTGGAGGGTGTCAAGAAAGCCCTCCGAgtgatgaaagcatttgatgatgaaGCTGTGGAGCTAGCTGCTTACCAGCTTAGAGATGTGGCCGGTgcttggtttgagatgtgggaaaaggaaagagatgaagatgatg aagaggatagggaagctaaggctacagagtttgaacagctcaagcaagggaataaaagtgTGCAAGAGTACTATATGGAATTCATAAGGTTAGCTAAGCATGCTCCTCACATGGTTAAGACTGAAAAAGCAAAGATTCACAG ATTTAATGGTACATCCAGCGGAGGCGGAAGGGATTCCTCTAATAAGGAGTCATTAGCACCAACTCAGTTCAGTCATCAGTCAGGTGGTGGGTCTTCCTTCATACGTACTCAGAGTAATGGAAATCAGTCTCGCCAGAATCAGAAttttaggacatcatcctcacatagCCAGAGTCATGCTGAGCAACATTCACACCAGCAAAGTCTTTGTGGAACATGTAAGCGGCAACATTCAGGTCAGTGCAAGCTCAGGTTTCATGGTTGCTACCATTGTGGAGACATTGGTCATATAAAGGCCAACTGCCCAAAGTTGCAACGTAATTTCAGTGGTAGATCAACTCGTCCTTCTAGTTCCTCAGCTACTGCAGTTGCACCACCTCAGGCTCGTGGTTCTCATAATCAGTCCGGGCATGGAGCAGGCAGAGGTGCAGACCGAGTTACTTAG